The proteins below are encoded in one region of Phaeodactylum tricornutum CCAP 1055/1 chromosome 3, complete sequence:
- a CDS encoding predicted protein, with amino-acid sequence MAKVVRKKCGGGLAPILVWLLFAAKPAASLTMSKKRLAQLGTARICKVLHSHAHLAGTLSNSSDANVSAEVIGCYGRIGSLFLRHAAIPVPRGRSAGWNSDDGNPIFVATPAHSWRDVYTYSKPARRTDLVWVGNGLPLPAFERSTVVVPHFGVLQVGESPVTSISSPPTYVYGKHTDAVCTISQKEGVFVKVIDSWHDLYAITARKVLWASVMWLVRHSETPPLTVAAAHKQKRQLLIDLVSELFAPLQAIVGLSAYTNEYEDTFIYLELYSMSMPYAIPNKQLAIDEIKERNGIWLSLSAQFPQELHQALVREVAGRETLDLLL; translated from the coding sequence ATGGCAAAGGTAGTACGGAAGAAGTGCGGGGGCGGTCTTGCGCCAATTCTTGTCTGGCTCTTATTTGCAGCAAAACCTGCCGCATCTTTGACAATGAGCAAGAAGCGACTAGCACAGCTGGGAACTGCACGCATTTGCAAGGTTTTGCATTCCCACGCTCATCTGGCAGGAACATTATCCAATTCCAGTGATGCCAACGTCTCAGCTGAAGTGATCGGATGTTACGGCAGAATTGGGTCACTCTTTCTTAGGCATGCCGCCATCCCTGTACCTCGAGGTCGAAGCGCTGGTTGGAACTCGGATGACGGTAATCCGATCTTCGTCGCCACTCCAGCACATTCTTGGAGGGACGTATATACATACTCGAAGCCGGCAAGGCGTACAGATCTTGTCTGGGTTGGAAATGGATTGCCATTGCCAGCATTTGAAAGATCTACCGTTGTTGTACCTCACTTTGGAGTACTCCAAGTAGGCGAATCTCCGGTGACGTCTATTTCTTCGCCCCCTACCTATGTTTATGGCAAACACACTGATGCCGTCTGTACTATCTCTCAAAAGGAGGGTGTCTTTGTTAAGGTGATTGACTCTTGGCATGACCTCTATGCAATAACCGCTAGGAAAGTGCTGTGGGCGTCAGTCATGTGGCTGGTACGTCATTCGGAAACACCACCATTGACCGTGGCGGCTGCTCATAAGCAGAAAAGACAGCTATTGATAGACCTTGTCTCTGAATTGTTTGCACCATTACAAGCCATAGTAGGATTGTCAGCATACACCAATGAGTACGAGGACACTTTCATTTATTTGGAATTATATTCCATGTCTATGCCCTATGCTATTCCGAACAAACAACTAGCCATCGACGAAATAAAAGAGAGAAACGGAATATGGCTAAGCCTATCGGCTCAGTTTCCGCAAGAACTTCATCAAGCCTTAGTTCGAGAAGTTGCTGGCAGAGAAACCCTCGATTTGCTGCTTTGA
- a CDS encoding predicted protein, with translation MKHKLDRFGFILNMDSHGNVHEHDEPEPIRTFAAQKRVDVRTRKWNVMLFGTGSNSTKTSNRKFMGSLHHRKLKSRLRKGVPDTQRAAVWCRLAGVAEKIKTHPGTYKRLVQQSETIERDIHRTFPRHSMFFERRGGQASLRRVLKAYSLYDREIGYCQGMNFIAGMFLTLMTEEEAFWLLVAVMNDKPCCMRGLFGEGMRETHQVLYVAEKLIHQFLPKLARHFDKEHLHITMFATQWLLTQFTSSFPFELVTRVWDCFLQEGWKITYRVMLALLSTNQSNILQHGFEEILALFRELPD, from the exons ATGAAGCATAAACTCGATCGATTTGGCTTCATTCTGAACATGGACTCACACGGCAATGTTCACGAGCACGACGAGCCGGAGCCCATACGGACCTTTGCTGCACAAAAGCGCGTCGACGTCCGCACGCGCAAATGGAACGTTATGCTATTCGGGACCGGAAGTAACTCAACCAAGACCAGCAATAGGAAATTTATGGGTTCTTTGCATCATCGTAAGCTCAAGTCCCGATTACGGAAGGGCGTCCCCGATACCCAACGAGCCGCCGTATGGTGTCGGCTCGCCGGTGTGGCGGAAAAAATTAAGACGCATCCCGGAACGTACAAACGATTGGTCCAGCAGTCT GAAACCATTGAACGGGACATTCACCGCACCTTTCCTCGGCATTCTATGTTTTTTGAAC GTCGAGGCGGACAAGCAAGTTTACGCCGTGTCTTGAAAGCCTACAGTCTATACGATCGGGAAATTGGGTACTGTCAAGGGATGAACTTCATTGCGGGGATGTTTCTGACTCTAATGacggaagaggaagcgtTTTGGTTACTTGTTG CGGTGATGAATGACAAACCGTGCTGCATGCGTGGATTATTTGGGGAAGGCATGCGGGAGACTCACCAGGTACTCTATGTGGCCGAGAAGCTGATCCACCAGTTTTTACCCAAACTTGCCCGACATTTTGACAAGGAGCATTTGcacataacaatgtttgcAACGCAATGGCTCTTGACTCAATTCACCAGCTCCTTTCCTTTTGAATTGGTCACTCGTGTATGGGATTGTTTCCTACAGGAAGGCTGGAAGATCACGTACCGCGTCATGCTTGCGCTCTTATCAACGAATCAATCGAACATTTTGCAACATGGGTTCGAAGAAATTTTAGCGCTCTTTCGGGAGTTGCCAGAC
- a CDS encoding predicted protein yields the protein MHLTITDGDPKEYRTFVDAIPTFYPLCEHKLCHWHLLYRSNLMKVQTGKCGVKATILFRVVVLWIESWMTKIETQEEYELSKRLLADWLATPEAIDVKLGGMGQTIVSQINAYMTLSLFPHEQRWARYRYLYTQAFNTSASLYAEAENSALKRWGDGVRPSFSVPKATQVINEGTQPRSKKRHQKAVYNLNAAKTRKPAYYANIGDLVDYIQDSLSKDFEAAASFVLFRPNADQFWVKQATCKSKNTDIRKINNSSYYKYMIPQFERTRIVELVNIDGTFYLVCSCGKFQRQASPCAHLYKVLGQSPTSTDVSVRWTKHWDVYLHRSGHSDLSKHLEDLYKQERPGPVFVDSGQWVIGKGEKGSNFFETSLPYKPPVIRDFNRWAVSSQTTGADLSGTKNTTNMYFSSGMVQESTSLSREHAFQDSLH from the coding sequence ATGCACCTGACAATAACAGATGGAGATCCAAAAGAGTACAGGACCTTTGTAGATGCAATACCAACTTTCTACCCTCTTTGCGAACACAAGCTTTGTCACTGGCATCTACTGTATCGCAGTAATCTCATGAAGGTGCAGACTGGAAAATGTGGAGTTAAAGCTACTATTCTATTCCGCGTAGTTGTTCTTTGGATTGAGAGCTGGATGACCAAAATTGAGACACAAGAGGAATACGAACTTTCTAAAAGGCTCTTGGCTGATTGGCTTGCAACCCCCGAAGCTATTGATGTCAAATTGGGTGGTATGGGGCAAACTATTGTATCGCAAATTAATGCGTACATGACACTGTCACTTTTTCCTCATGAACAGCGCTGGGCTAGATATCGCTATTTATACACACAAGCATTCAACACATCTGCAAGCTTGTATGCCGAGGCAGAAAATAGTGCTTTAAAACGATGGGGCGACGGGGTCAGGCCAAGCTTTTCCGTACCAAAAGCAACTCAGGTTATAAACGAAGGGACACAACCTAGGTCAAAGAAGAGGCATCAAAAAGCTGTTTACAATTTAAATGCTGCCAAGACGAGAAAGCCTGCCTACTATGCAAACATTGGGGATTTAGTGGATTACATTCAAGATTCTCTTTCcaaagattttgaagcagctgctTCATTTGTGCTCTTCCGTCCAAATGCAGACCAGTTTTGGGTCAAGCAAGCCActtgcaaaagcaaaaacacGGACATTCGGAAAATCAACAACAGTAGCTATTACAAGTACATGATTCCGCAGTTTGAACGCACACGAATTGTGGAGCTTGTTAATATTGATGGTACATTCTATTTGGTGTGTAGCTGCGGAAAATTTCAGCGACAAGCTTCCCCATGTGCCCATCTTTACAAGGTTCTTGGTCAATCACCCACGTCAACCGATGTCTCTGTACGCTGGACAAAGCACTGGGATGTGTATTTGCACCGAAGTGGCCACAGTGACCTGTCAAAGCATTTGGAAGACCTGTACAAACAGGAGCGACCAGGTCCAGTATTTGTTGATAGTGGTCAGTGGGTGAtcggaaaaggtgaaaaaggGTCAAATTTTTTCGAAACTTCGCTTCCGTACAAGCCCCCTGTCATACGAGATTTTAATCGATGGGCAGTGTCTTCGCAAACAACTGGAGCTGATTTGAGTGGGACCAAAAATACCACAAATATGTATTTTTCGAGTGGAATGGTGCAAGAATCAACAAGCCTGTCCAGAGAGCATGCATTCCAGGATTCATTGCATTAA
- a CDS encoding predicted protein produces MQNDVVTPRFLLGSVDQFPVCRHFRGRYALGLLFIVLVSIVWTVSSVLTQFLYSVESFDSPFLMTYLGVCLFSLLLPLKMLTDHAGYTEDPCCLATFDKFDDEEVHPTRYTEFGDGSSIRTSGYQASTMNEQYWSRTKHIEAAMHIAPVLFIANWAFNAALGSTSVASSTVLVSTSNVFVFVLAVLLKDEQFSIWKLAGVILGVMGTCLTTLHDFQNHDPDDLADDCAVDGCDHVVWGDTLSLVAAVAYGAYAVQVRVLCPENEDLYSMQLLLGYIGLITLLPLLPFAVYFWLQVDMTTSVLSLIVVKDCGLLIWTGVFDFVIIVLTNATTATVGLGLSIPLAFFADWVVGKANIASPLSLIGAGAVTIGFLMVNLGNKMEMQEIEVPAPTTNDIDVSQIRPKELPSID; encoded by the exons ATGCAGAACGATGTCGTTACACCTCGGTTCTTGTTGGGTAGTGTCGACCAGTTTCCGGTATGCCGTCACTTTCGGGGAAGATACGCGCTCGGACTTCTGTTTATTGTTCTGGTATCCATTGTTTGGACGGTATCTTCTGTATTGACGCAATTCCTCTATAGCGTTGAATCATTCGATTCCCCCTTTCTCATGACCTACCTGGGAGTTTGCTTGTTTTCGCTTCTATTACCGCTCAAGATGCTTACTGACCACGCCGGTTACACTGAAGACCCTTGCTGCTTAGCCACATTCGACAAgtttgacgatgaagaggtACACCCCACAAGATACACAGAGTTTGGCGATGGCTCTTCCATCCGCACAAGTGGTTATCAGGCTTCTACAATGAATGAGCAGTATTGGAGTCGTACAAAACATATCGAAGCTGCTATGCACATAGCTCCTGTACTTTTCATTGCTAACTGGGCTTTCAATGCCGCACTGGGTTCCACTTCGGTTGCTTCTAGCACTGTATTGGTGTCAACCTCCAATGTGTTTGTCTTTGTCCTTGCAGTCTTGCTCAAAGACGAACAGTTTAGTATCTGGAAGCTTGCTGGAGTCATCCTGGGCGTGATGGGGACGTGCCTGACAACTCTCCATGACTTTCAGAACCACGATCCGGATGATTTGGCCGATGATTGCGCCGTGGACGGGTGTGACCACGTTGTTTGGGGTGATACTTTGTCGCTGGTGGCTGCAGTGGCCTATGGGGCCTATGCAGTTCAAGTGCGCGTCCTGTGTCCAGAGAACGAGGACCTGTACAGTATGCAACTTCTCTTGGGGTATATTGGTCTCATCACCTTGTTGCCGCTGCTTCCCTTTGCCGTGTACTTTTGGCTCCAAGTAGATATGACAACCTCTGTCTTGAGTCTAATAGTTGTGAAAG ATTGTGGCTTATTGATATGGACAGGAGTGTTTGACTTTGTAATCA TAGTATTAACAAATGCTACCACTGCGACTGTTGGTTTAGGATTGTCAATCCCCTTGGCTTTTTTCGCTGACTGGGTAGTCGGTAAGGCAAATATCGCTTCACCGCTTTCTCTCATTGGAGCTGGTGCAGTCACGATCGGATTTCTAATGGTAAATTTAGGCAACAAAATGGAGATGCAAGAAATAGAAGTACCTGCGCCCACCACGAATGATATTGATGTTTCACAGATAAGGCCAAAAGAGCTGCCATCCATAGACTAG
- a CDS encoding dolichyl pyrophosphate Glc1Man9GlcNAc2 alpha-1,3-glucosyltransferase (Possibly involved in the synthesis of N-linked glycans in ER-Golgi network. Transfers the first two of three terminal glucosyl residues to the nascent dolichol phosphate-linked core oligosaccharide, which is composed of 3 glucoses, 9 mannoses, and 2 N-acetylglucosamines.), protein MSRSSLNSVRDTGGGTSSSLIVAVVAGLVLLRVLVGYHPHSGQDNYHGLHSAYGGDFEAQRHWMELTLHLPVGEWYWYDLSYWGLDYPPISAYVSWICGWLSHRLVGPESVALETSRGFENPTHKAFMRSTVIVLDLLVYGTAVWFWTMHRQYDRNLPDSTRLWRFALAMSQPAILLIDHGHFQYNTTALGLSLWAFYFMTLPDFFYCMIGSFMFCAALSFKQMTLYYAPAVFFYLLGRCFTTRGRFLVQRFYLLGMTVVATTFALWWPFVAFGPEGTSHIERAAHVFRRIIPLQRGLFEGKVSNLWCVLSLKPIRIRKLIPSQLQPLAALLLTLIFAAPACYRLFRLGQKQQQDNEQHQGKLILYGATSSALAFFLASFQVHEKSLLLALGPASLLFFDDATFVQWFSVIAAWTLWPLLVVDRLQVAYTCIMIIFIMLQRLLHSLQQGSTASTSGFLEHLPLLRWVPHFSGLVMLLLHFTELGVTIPPHLPDVFSVLWSIAGCAFCSLAWLASCWHLYGASEPNVKGTKFD, encoded by the coding sequence ATGAGTCGATCATCTCTTAATAGCGTCAGAGATACCGGCGGGGGGACATCTTCCAGCTTGATTGTTGCAGTCGTTGCGGGGCTGGTGTTGCTTCGCGTTTTGGTTGGATACCACCCTCACTCGGGACAGGACAATTACCATGGCTTGCACTCGGCCTATGGAGGAGACTTTGAGGCCCAGCGGCATTGGATGGAGCTCACACTTCATCTCCCGGTTGGAGAATGGTACTGGTACGATCTCAGCTACTGGGGGTTGGACTATCCTCCGATATCAGCTTACGTTTCGTGGATTTGTGGCTGGCTTTCGCATCGGCTCGTCGGCCCGGAATCTGTAGCTTTAGAAACTTCTCGAGGTTTCGAAAATCCGACGCACAAGGCATTCATGCGGTCAACGGTGATCGTGCTGGATCTTCTCGTTTACGGGACGGCTGTCTGGTTTTGGACAATGCATCGCCAATACGACCGCAATCTTCCCGACTCGACGCGATTGTGGAGATTTGCTCTCGCCATGTCGCAACCGGCAATTCTACTCATCGACCACGGCCACTTCCAATACAATACAACAGCACTGGGACTATCACTATGGGCATTTTATTTCATGACGTTGCCAGACTTTTTTTATTGCATGATTGGCTCATTCATGTTTTGTGCAGCGCTTTCCTTTAAACAAATGACGCTCTACTACGCCCCAGCCGTATTTTTTTACCTGCTTGGACGGTGTTTCACAACCCGCGGTCGTTTCCTGGTACAGCGCTTCTATCTTTTAGGGATGACCGTTGTTGCTACGACATTTGCCTTGTGGTGGCCCTTTGTTGCGTTTGGTCCGGAAGGCACATCTCACATCGAAAGAGCTGCGCACGTCTTTCGGCGTATTATTCCCTTACAACGGGGTCTGTTTGAAGGCAAAGTGTCCAATCTGTGGTGTGTCCTCTCGCTCAAGCCAATCCGGATCCGCAAACTCATACCCTCACAGCTGCAGCCGCTTGCGGCCCTACTCCTAACGTTGATATTCGCGGCACCTGCCTGCTATCGACTCTTTCGACTAGGAcagaagcaacagcaggaCAATGAACAGCATCAGGGGAAACTGATTCTATACGGAGCCACTAGTAGCGCTCTCGCATTCTTCCTCGCAAGCTTTCAAGTGCATGAAAAGAGTTTGCTTTTGGCTCTGGGCCCCGCTTCTCTGTTGTTTTTTGACGATGCGACCTTTGTGCAATGGTTCTCCGTCATTGCAGCATGGACACTATGGCCATTGTTGGTTGTTGATCGTCTGCAAGTCGCATACACCTGTATTATGATTATTTTCATTATGTTACAGCGATTGCTACACTCGCTACAACAAGGATCGACAGCATCTACATCGGGATTCTTGGAACATTTACCACTATTGCGATGGGTTCCGCATTTTTCTGGATTGGTGATGCTGCTTTTGCACTTTACGGAATTGGGTGTGACGATTCCGCCCCACTTACCGGATGTCTTCTCTGTATTGTGGAGTATCGCTGGTTGCGCGTTTTGTTCGTTGGCATGGCTCGCTTCTTGTTGGCATCTCTATGGCGCAAGTGAACCTAACGTGAAAGGGACCAAGTTTGATTAG
- a CDS encoding predicted protein: MDWSALPSTSWVCVEMKAVPWNPADMNSVQGTYAILSQSHFSPKRTVAGSSGIGVVSEMTASKDNRFAVGDWVTVAQPGLGTMRSSVWAPASSWIKISRGSELFEKHGDGISTIFQLGGTALRMLRDFQVLRPGDCVIQNAGNSGVGWMASQLAAAHDVSMVSLVRRGTRSAEKEDLCDQASLQDFRRELQLVSHRPRVLALNAVGGDSAGKLVKLLDRHGTLVTYGGMSMKPLSISAGHLIFQDIKVVGYWNSRWMLQHSLSQQQAMTDELVDL; this comes from the exons ATGGACTGGTCAGCACTACCTTCAACATCGTGGGTTTGTGTCGAGATGAAAGCTGTGCCTTGGAATCCGGCTGACATGAATTCCGTGCAAGGAACATACGCGA TATTATCGCAAAGTCATTTCAGTCCAAAACGTACAGTCGCTGGCTCGAGCGGTATTGGTGTCGTATCAGAGATGACTGCATCGAAAGACAACCGTTTTGCAGTGGGGGATTGGGTCACTGTTGCTCAACCAGGACTCGGAACAATGCGAAGCTCGGTTTGGGCCCCTGCCAGTAGTTGGATCAAAATATCTCGTGGTTCCGAGCTTTTCGAGAAACACGGAGACGGGATTTCCACGATTTTCCAACTCGGTGGTACTGCTTTACGAATGCTGAGAGACTTCCAAGTCTTGCGACCCGGAGACTGCGTTATTCAAAACGCGGGCAATTCAGGTGTTGGTTGGATGGCAAGCCAACTAGCTGCCGCTCACGACGTGTCCATGGTGAGCCTTGTACGACGAGGGACCCGCTCAGCCGAGA AGGAAGATTTATGTGATCAGGCCTCATTGCAGGATTTTCGAAGGGAGCTACAACTGGTGTCTCATCGACCACGGGTTCTGGCATTGAATGCTGTCGGAGGCGACAGCGCAGGAAAACTTGTAAAGCTACTTGACAGGCACGGGACGCTGGTCACTTATGGCGGTATGTCGATGAAACCGTTGTCAATCAGTGCAGGTCATCTAATTTTTCAAGACATTAAAGTCGTTGGGTATTGGAATAGCCGCTGGATGCTGCAGCATTCGCTCAGCCAGCAACAGGCGATGACAGATGAATTGGTTGACCTT
- a CDS encoding predicted protein has product MPVNRNSLSIGKEMMGQEEPVSKRARRVESEKQSMPEPPLSMGKTHPPPFTLLLQSREEMRDSFLAYVKDTFAPNTVSSYEKIFARCEAECWEACQSNDIDVIPYPERKQSVIKNHFENFLKTKAVKESLKYPRLAPVPDAVPPILRGLTTYMVRTTASELSLPFGASLVQFISVQDEEFYVTGTWHDQDWTVQLNIPKRLLKYSAVNDATTVSCRLLDGQAFMSSVKHFCSCLKDGWCEHGFAVMTTLADPESQYKSTQEKEHWTSKNADLTWEHGETSDSRDSLEKAFPGEFERMLRMLSSTDPMRIVRELKKGIHTVSGLGVLIDIFPPGDYPAKTVERCQRCHKDFNRHDESDFCTMSHPTDSMERLGERDGQSRYYCVKCQKTWAEPLGASAMAGRSCYEGPHETDMIVVRKEGWFHP; this is encoded by the exons ATGCCAGTAAACCG AAATTCTTTGTCAATAGGAAAGGAAATGATGGGGCAAGAAGAGCCAGTATCGAAAAGAGCTCGTAGAGTAGAGTCAGAAAAGCAAAGCATGCCTGAACCCCCGCTATCTATGGGCAAAACCCACCCTCCACCTTTTACCCTGCTTCTTCAGAGTCGGGAAGAGATGAGAGATTCCTTTCTTGCGTATGTGAAAGACACATTCGCTCCAAATACAGTGAGCTCGTATGAGAAAATTTTCGCTCGATGCGAAGCGGAGTGTTGGGAGGCTTGCCAGTCCAACGACATCGATGTGATTCCGTACCCAGAGCGGAAACAGTCCGTCATCAAAAACCACTTTGAGAATTTCTTGAAGACAAAAGCGGTCAAAGAGTCCCTAAAGTATCCGCGCCTTGCTCCTGTACCCGATGCCGTACCTCCAATCCTCCGTGGACTGACAACTTATATGGTACGCACAACAGCAAGTGAACTTAGTTTGCCCTTTGGCGCCAGCTTGGTGCAATTCATTTCTGTTCAAGATGAAGAGTTTTATGTTACGGGAACATGGCACGACCAAGACTGGACTGTTCAGTTGAATATTCCAAAACGACTGTTGAAGTATTCTGCCGTGAATGATGCAACAACGGTGTCGTGTCGTCTTCTCGATGGGCAGGCTTTTATGTCGAGTGTGAAACATTTTTGTAGCTGCTTAAAGGATGGCTGGTGCGAACACGGTTTTGCTGTTATGACAACATTGGCTGATCCTGAATCCCAGTATAAAAGCACCCAGGAGAAGGAACACTGGACGTCGAAGAATGCAGATCTGACATGGGAACATGGAGAGACATCCGATAGCCGTGACTCGTTAGAAAAGGCTTTCCCTGGAGAATTTGAACGCATGCTACGTATGCTGAGCTCGACCGACCCGATGCGTATCGTACGTGAGTTAAAAAAAGGGATCCACACCGTCTCTGGGCTTGGTGTTTTGATCGATATATTTCCACCTGGCGACTATCCAGCAAAGACTGTGGAACGGTGTCAAAGATGTCACAAAGACTTCAACCGACATGATGAGAGCGATTTCTGCACAATGAGTCACCCCACAGATAGTATGGAGCGTCTAGGTGAGCGAGACGGCCAATCACGATACTATTGTGTTAAATGCCAGAAAACATGGGCCGAGCCACTGGGAGCATCGGCTATGGCTGGACGCTCTTGCTACGAAGGACCTCACGAGACCGATATGATTGTTGTCCGTAAGGAAGGTTGGTTCCATCCCTAG
- a CDS encoding predicted protein, with protein sequence MAAKVAFRAFDDPQMESDEGIFITKQHNLESERPSALRRARISIRRTKKMPTHAKNAPKQSRPFGFRAIRKGSQKKGVADDGNGNNSDDDPVMLLFEARSTQRVRFSFEDPKESRRFTKKENLGGTNTPTSSAVSSSPSSSIKKFMKGALFSKGSKMSEENEVFDIELRKEIETAKKDSGLVWENDNASLSSDLLFPGKQQEATLLSFWEDQETRANVIKLTNKARRAQVVHFRFEYAVKCYVNALELLKAAKYPDDHPMVVKTMVSLNHAHHAVNSYKNSANIVKMGIKYEDAGELVRALKMYTIAYRIRRDTLSRAHPSLVVLLNMLGTIQIKRGELEEAMQIYELALRETPPTLELEGAKEELHAKPDNLLARSVTFREMGTIFERWGKNVQALKKYHESLDCVAQYKGVVIADHAHENENVHRLQRSTRDQNPDTKDMQLSEKSIIEAFEDNEEDNCSLELHIGSGDVHETGQQKSSAKTMSEYDRFFPPVVEDVVQANMRSRTESEEHRGDFADVNVALTLHQVGQLHRAEGEYDMALSAYTVALRGMQYALGEKHPNAAAILGNMGNLQKEMGDMDAAFETYQQVLGIESYRLGLSHPDVVVTLHNIATIDAARGNNEHALALYKQVINLQRTLFGEDNHAVSVTSACMGDVYERVGDIKQAIECFEEAIRIKTTALGRHSLEVARLLHKLGKLSAKKEEFHHASSFISRSILVYRLNKLSEEDEWVVDAYRDAADIDGAIALGKGNSFEC encoded by the coding sequence ATGGCAGCAAAGGTGGCTTTCAGAGCGTTTGATGACCCTCAAATGGAAAGTGACGAAGGGATTTTTATCACGAAACAACACAATCTTGAATCCGAGCGTCCCTCAGCGCTACGCCGAGCGAGGATCAGCATCAGGAGGACTAAGAAGATGCCGACACATGCGAAAAATGCTCCGAAGCAATCTCGACCGTTTGGTTTTCGCGCCATTCGTAAGGGGTCCCAAAAAAAAGGAGttgccgacgacggcaacggcaatAATTCTGACGACGATCCTGTTATGTTGCTGTTCGAGGCTCGTTCCACACAACGTgttcgcttttcgttcgaAGATCCAAAAGAGTCGCGCCGCTTTACCAAAAAAGAGAATCTGGGCGGGACTAACACCCCCACAAGTTCTGCGGTCAGTTCGAGTCCGTCTTCCAGTATAAAAAAATTCATGAAAGGAGCCCTGTTCTCCAAAGGCAGCAAGATGagcgaagaaaacgaagttTTCGATATCGAGTTGCGTAAAGAAATTGAAACTGCAAAAAAGGATTCCGGTCTAGTATGGGAAAATGACAATGCTTCTTTAAGTTCAGATCTATTGTTCCCAGGgaagcaacaagaagctACCTTGCTCTCCTTTTGGGAAGATCAGGAAACACGGGCAAATGTCATCAAACTCACAAACAAGGCACGGCGTGCGCAAGTCGTACACTTTCGTTTTGAGTACGCTGTGAAGTGCTACGTCAACGCCTTAGAACTCCTGAAGGCTGCAAAATATCCAGACGACCACCCGATGGTGGTAAAGACGATGGTTTCGCTTAATCATGCTCATCACGCCGTGAATTCATACAAAAACTCGGCAAACATTGTCAAAATGGGAATCAAATACGAGGACGCCGGGGAGCTTGTTCGTGCTTTAAAAATGTATACCATTGCGTACCGAATCCGTCGAGATACTCTGAGCCGGGCGCACCCCAGCTTGGTAGTTTTATTGAATATGCTCGGAACCATTCAAATCAAACGTGGTGAGCTTGAAGAGGCGATGCAAATCTATGAGCTTGCGCTCAGAGAAACTCCGCCAACCCTTGAACTGGAGGGAGCCAAGGAAGAACTTCATGCAAAACCGGACAACTTACTTGCTCGTAGCGTCACCTTTCGCGAGATGGGTACTATTTTCGAACGTTGGGGGAAAAATGTGCAGGCTCTTAAAAAGTATCACGAAAGCCTTGACTGTGTCGCCCAATATAAAGGAGTAGTCATCGCGGACCATGCACACGAGAATGAGAACGTCCACCGTTTGCAACGCTCAACGAGAGACCAAAACCCGGACACAAAAGATATGCAGCTGTCTGAAAAATCAATTATAGAAGCATTTGAAGATAACGAAGAGGACAACTGCAGTTTGGAACTTCATATTGGCTCAGGAGACGTGCACGAAACAGGTCAACAGAAGAGTAGTGCAAAAACCATGAGTGAATATGACAGGTTCTTTCCTCCTGTCGTAGAGGATGTGGTACAAGCAAATATGAGAAGCAGAACAGAATCGGAGGAACACCGCGGAGATTTCGCCGATGTCAATGTTGCATTGACGCTTCACCAAGTAGGACAACTACATCGGGCAGAAGGTGAATACGATATGGCTCTCTCTGCCTATACAGTGGCCTTGCGAGGTATGCAATACGCGTTGGGGGAAAAACATCCTAATGCCGCTGCGATTCTTGGCAACATGGGAAATCTGCAGAAGGAAATGGGTGACATGGATGCAGCGTTCGAAACATATCAGCAGGTGTTAGGCATTGAATCGTATCGTCTTGGTTTGAGTCATCCAGATGTCGTTGTTACCCTCCACAATATCGCGACCATAGACGCTGCTCGTGGAAACAACGAACACGCGTTGGCCTTGTACAAACAGGTGATCAATTTGCAGCGAACATTGTTCGGAGAAGATAATCATGCTGTTTCGGTAACGTCCGCATGCATGGGAGACGTTTATGAGCGTGTTGGGGACATAAAGCAAGCAATCGAATGTTTCGAAGAAGCAATTCGTATCAAAACTACAGCTCTTGGACGGCATTCATTAGAAGTTGCGAGGCTGCTGCacaagcttggcaaactttCTGCTaaaaaagaagaatttcACCATGCCAGTTCATTTATTTCCCGTTCCATTCTTGTTTATCGATTGAATAAGTTATCagaagaagacgaatggGTCGTTGATGCTTACCGAGATGCTGCCGATATTGATGGCGCTATTGCGTTGGGAAAAGGAAATTCGTTCGAGTGCTAA